One genomic region from Paramicrobacterium agarici encodes:
- the rsmH gene encoding 16S rRNA (cytosine(1402)-N(4))-methyltransferase RsmH produces MARNDIHTPVLLDRCVELLAPALEGEARIVIDATLGLGGHSEAMLERFPDVHLVGIDRDADALELAGERLSPFSDRTTLVKTEYDDIAGALDQAGVDRVDGILFDLGVSSLQLDRAERGFSYSQDAPLDMRMDADSDVTAERVLAEYGEAELRRIFQRYGEEKLAARYARAIVRTRDDEPLRTSAQLVAVIDDATPAAARRSGHPAKRVFQALRIEVNRELAVLENAIPAALAAVALRGRIVVMSYQSLEDRIVKRAFHTASQSSAPAGLPVELPEHQPEFRLLTRGAERASETEMAANPRATPVRLRAAERIRGNNA; encoded by the coding sequence ATGGCACGCAACGACATTCACACCCCGGTACTTCTCGACCGCTGCGTCGAACTGCTCGCGCCCGCTCTCGAGGGCGAAGCCCGAATCGTCATCGACGCGACCCTCGGGCTCGGCGGGCACAGCGAGGCGATGCTCGAGCGGTTTCCTGATGTTCACCTCGTCGGCATCGACAGGGACGCAGACGCTCTCGAGCTCGCGGGCGAGCGGCTCTCACCGTTCAGCGACCGAACGACCCTCGTCAAAACGGAGTACGACGACATCGCCGGCGCGCTCGATCAGGCAGGAGTCGATCGCGTCGACGGCATCCTCTTCGATCTCGGTGTCTCGTCTCTGCAGCTCGACAGGGCCGAGCGCGGATTCTCGTACTCGCAGGATGCTCCCCTCGATATGCGCATGGACGCGGACAGCGACGTCACGGCGGAGCGCGTGCTCGCGGAGTACGGCGAGGCAGAGCTGCGGCGCATCTTTCAGCGCTATGGCGAAGAGAAGCTCGCGGCGCGCTATGCGCGAGCGATCGTGCGCACGCGCGACGACGAGCCGCTGCGCACCTCGGCGCAGCTCGTGGCCGTGATCGACGACGCGACTCCCGCTGCCGCGCGACGGAGCGGGCACCCGGCAAAGCGTGTCTTTCAAGCGCTGCGCATCGAAGTGAACCGTGAGCTCGCCGTGCTTGAGAACGCGATTCCCGCTGCGCTGGCCGCAGTGGCCCTTAGGGGTCGGATCGTCGTCATGTCGTATCAATCGCTCGAAGACCGCATCGTCAAGAGAGCGTTCCACACAGCCTCGCAATCGAGCGCACCCGCGGGACTTCCGGTAGAGCTGCCCGAGCACCAGCCGGAGTTCCGCCTGCTCACTCGTGGGGCAGAGCGAGCAAGCGAGACAGAGATGGCTGCGAACCCGCGCGCGACGCCCGTGAGGCTGCGCGCAGCAGAACGAATCAGGGGGAACAACGCATGA
- the mraZ gene encoding division/cell wall cluster transcriptional repressor MraZ, whose protein sequence is MFLGTYSPKLDDKGRIILPAKFRDELAGGVVMTRGQENCIYVFSTREFEEMHEKIRQAPVTSKQARDYLRVFLSGASPETPDKQNRITIPQNLRTYAGLDRELTVIGAGSRAEIWDSEAWETYLAEQESAFSDTAEEVIPGLF, encoded by the coding sequence ATGTTTCTCGGCACGTACTCTCCGAAGCTGGACGACAAAGGGCGCATCATTCTTCCGGCGAAGTTTCGCGATGAGCTTGCAGGAGGCGTCGTGATGACACGCGGCCAGGAGAACTGCATCTACGTGTTCAGCACGCGCGAGTTCGAGGAGATGCACGAGAAGATCCGGCAGGCCCCGGTGACCTCGAAGCAGGCACGCGATTATCTGCGCGTCTTCCTCTCGGGAGCGAGTCCTGAGACGCCCGACAAGCAGAACCGCATAACGATTCCGCAGAACTTGCGCACGTACGCGGGTCTCGATCGTGAGCTGACCGTCATCGGTGCGGGAAGCCGTGCCGAGATCTGGGACTCGGAGGCGTGGGAGACCTACCTCGCCGAGCAGGAGTCCGCGTTCTCCGATACAGCGGAGGAGGTGATCCCGGGACTGTTCTGA
- a CDS encoding DUF3040 domain-containing protein, translating into MPLSEQEQKLLDEMERHLYRNDADFVSTSGDRRGRPSYRSIALGSLVVLVGIAALVAAVMIQQPIVGVIGFVVMLGGVLLAMKPSKNAPAPSGESARQARTGNSRGNLMDKLNDRWDRRQDNDR; encoded by the coding sequence ATGCCACTATCAGAACAGGAGCAGAAGCTCCTCGATGAGATGGAGCGTCACCTCTACAGGAATGACGCAGATTTCGTCTCGACGTCGGGAGACCGACGGGGACGCCCCTCGTATCGCAGCATCGCCCTGGGCAGCCTCGTGGTGCTCGTCGGCATCGCTGCTCTCGTCGCTGCTGTGATGATTCAGCAGCCGATCGTCGGAGTGATCGGCTTCGTCGTCATGCTCGGCGGCGTGCTCTTGGCAATGAAGCCATCGAAGAACGCTCCCGCGCCATCGGGCGAGAGTGCACGGCAGGCGCGAACAGGGAACAGCCGTGGCAATCTTATGGACAAGCTGAACGACCGATGGGATCGCCGGCAGGATAACGACCGCTGA
- a CDS encoding polyprenyl synthetase family protein produces MPDPQRLLTFIQNRLDEFLDARTTILARVAHEATEFSGFSREFLSGGKRFRARFCHQGWFAVTGESATDASSPIVGAGAALEIFHAAALVHDDIIDNSDTRRGRPSAHRRFEAQHRDAAWAGDSAEYGRSAAILLGDLLLGWSDELLDDALAALHDAEAARSARDEFRRMRTEVTAGQFLDILEEQSWSTHSDAEQIQRAETVATFKSAKYSIEAPLSLGALAGGGSHEQIGALRAYGLPLGIAYQLRDDLLGVFGNSTVTGKPSGDDLREGKRTVLIGLTRTAVSTQQRAELDRLLGNPELTDADIERVQTMIRESGAEARLEERISDEVSKATSALEDAPMNATAVDGLMALADAVTQRDA; encoded by the coding sequence GTGCCCGATCCACAACGTCTCCTCACGTTCATCCAGAACCGACTCGACGAATTTCTCGACGCGCGCACGACTATTCTCGCCCGTGTCGCGCACGAGGCGACGGAATTCTCTGGCTTCTCAAGGGAGTTTCTCAGTGGTGGAAAGCGGTTCAGGGCGCGGTTCTGCCACCAGGGCTGGTTTGCCGTCACGGGCGAATCCGCGACAGACGCATCGTCCCCCATCGTCGGCGCCGGCGCCGCGCTCGAGATCTTTCACGCAGCCGCGCTCGTCCACGACGACATCATCGACAACTCAGACACGCGCCGGGGCCGTCCATCTGCACACCGTCGATTCGAAGCGCAGCATCGCGACGCTGCATGGGCGGGCGACTCCGCGGAGTATGGCCGCTCTGCGGCGATTCTGCTCGGAGATCTGCTTCTGGGCTGGAGCGATGAGCTGCTCGACGATGCTCTCGCTGCACTGCACGACGCCGAGGCGGCCCGGAGCGCACGTGATGAGTTTCGGCGCATGCGCACGGAGGTGACCGCGGGGCAGTTTCTCGACATCCTTGAAGAGCAGTCCTGGTCGACGCACAGTGACGCAGAGCAGATCCAACGTGCCGAGACGGTCGCCACCTTCAAGTCGGCCAAGTACAGCATCGAGGCTCCGCTTTCCCTCGGTGCGCTCGCGGGGGGCGGGAGCCACGAGCAGATCGGCGCACTTCGCGCCTACGGACTTCCCCTCGGCATCGCCTACCAGCTGCGCGACGACCTTCTCGGCGTGTTCGGCAACTCAACCGTGACGGGCAAGCCCAGCGGCGACGATCTTCGAGAGGGGAAGCGAACGGTGCTCATCGGGCTCACACGCACGGCGGTCTCCACCCAGCAGCGCGCCGAACTCGATCGGCTTCTCGGCAACCCGGAGCTCACCGACGCCGATATCGAGCGCGTTCAGACCATGATCCGCGAAAGCGGGGCGGAGGCGCGCCTCGAAGAGCGCATCAGCGACGAGGTCAGCAAGGCGACGAGCGCCCTGGAAGATGCGCCTATGAACGCAACAGCCGTCGACGGGCTCATGGCACTCGCGGATGCTGTCACACAGCGTGACGCCTAG
- a CDS encoding Rv2175c family DNA-binding protein, whose translation MTQHAAAFEWHTIPDLAEILDLKLSRVRRLIEERHLLAVRREGVLVVPADFVRDGEPLKELRGTIILLADAGFDDEEILAWLLETDDAIGDTPLNALRAGRKSEVRRVAQALA comes from the coding sequence GTGACCCAACACGCCGCTGCATTTGAATGGCACACCATCCCTGACCTCGCCGAAATTCTCGATCTCAAGCTCAGCCGAGTGCGCCGGCTGATCGAGGAGCGGCATCTTCTCGCCGTGCGTCGAGAGGGTGTGCTTGTCGTTCCCGCGGACTTCGTTCGCGATGGGGAGCCCCTCAAGGAGCTTCGCGGCACGATTATTCTGCTCGCCGACGCCGGGTTCGATGACGAAGAGATCCTCGCGTGGCTTCTCGAAACCGACGACGCCATCGGGGACACGCCACTCAATGCGCTGCGAGCCGGACGGAAGTCGGAGGTGCGCCGCGTCGCCCAGGCCCTCGCCTAG
- a CDS encoding muramidase family protein: MPTTRVTRGIVPIALMSAVAAGMHIAPASAAEHDTADYGPDGFTRGSGLPTQKPHFLPAPASYTVSSSDTLHVIATRFGLDAGTVAALNGLASDSSVHEGQTLALTAGSTGTASPAAASASTAAVHVVTSGDTVSRIASSFGVSTQSVLDANGLSWSSVIYPGQKLTIPGASAPSSTPETESKSSGSSTGSTYTVVSGDTVGAIASSFGVSTQSVLDANDLSWSSVIYPGQKLTVPGASSSHSESKKSESKKSDSRDSTSKGGTYTVVSGDTVSSIAATHAVSIQAILDANGLSWTSIIYVGQTLTIPGKASPESESSKKVTDDSVTPLTAEMSTNAQTIIRVGRSLGVSDYGLVVALAAAMQESSLRNVDHGDRDSLGLFQQRTSQGWGTEEQIMNPEYAAKAFFVGVSGKTRGLLDISGWKNMSVTEAAQAVQVSAYPDAYAKWETSARAWLAQLG, from the coding sequence ATGCCGACGACACGCGTCACAAGAGGCATCGTGCCGATTGCGCTCATGAGCGCCGTGGCCGCCGGAATGCACATTGCGCCGGCGAGCGCAGCCGAGCACGACACCGCCGACTATGGACCCGATGGATTCACCCGCGGATCCGGGCTTCCGACCCAGAAGCCGCATTTTCTTCCGGCCCCGGCGTCGTACACGGTCAGCTCAAGCGACACTCTCCACGTCATCGCGACCCGGTTCGGTCTCGACGCCGGGACGGTCGCGGCCCTCAACGGACTGGCATCGGACAGCTCTGTTCACGAGGGGCAGACTCTCGCTCTCACCGCGGGCAGTACTGGAACGGCGTCACCGGCAGCGGCGAGTGCCTCGACCGCGGCAGTTCACGTCGTCACGTCGGGAGACACCGTCAGCAGAATCGCGTCGTCGTTCGGCGTCAGCACACAATCGGTTCTCGATGCGAACGGCCTGTCGTGGTCAAGCGTCATCTACCCGGGCCAGAAGCTGACCATTCCGGGCGCCTCCGCGCCATCGTCCACTCCTGAGACCGAGTCGAAGAGCAGCGGGTCGTCGACGGGCAGCACCTACACGGTCGTATCCGGAGACACCGTCGGCGCCATCGCGTCGTCGTTCGGCGTCAGCACGCAATCGGTTCTCGACGCGAACGATCTGTCGTGGTCGTCGGTGATCTACCCCGGCCAGAAGCTCACGGTCCCCGGTGCATCGTCGAGCCACTCTGAGTCGAAGAAGTCCGAGTCGAAGAAGTCCGATTCACGTGACTCGACGTCGAAAGGCGGGACGTACACGGTCGTCTCGGGCGACACGGTCAGCAGCATCGCGGCTACGCACGCCGTCAGCATTCAAGCGATTCTCGACGCAAACGGACTGTCGTGGACGAGCATCATCTACGTCGGCCAAACGCTCACGATCCCCGGCAAGGCGTCGCCCGAATCCGAATCGTCGAAGAAGGTGACGGACGACTCGGTCACACCGCTCACCGCCGAAATGTCGACGAACGCCCAGACCATCATCCGGGTCGGTCGATCGCTTGGTGTCAGCGACTACGGGCTCGTCGTCGCCCTCGCGGCGGCCATGCAGGAGTCAAGCCTGCGCAACGTCGACCACGGCGATCGTGACTCACTCGGCCTCTTCCAGCAGCGAACGAGTCAGGGCTGGGGAACCGAAGAGCAGATCATGAACCCGGAATACGCAGCGAAGGCGTTCTTCGTCGGCGTATCGGGAAAGACGCGGGGCCTGCTCGATATCTCCGGGTGGAAGAACATGTCGGTGACGGAGGCGGCGCAGGCTGTGCAGGTCTCGGCCTACCCCGATGCGTATGCGAAGTGGGAGACGTCGGCCCGCGCCTGGCTCGCACAGCTTGGCTGA
- the pknB gene encoding Stk1 family PASTA domain-containing Ser/Thr kinase, translating to MTTSQQTDPLIGRVIDGRYEVRSRIARGGMATVYVATDHRLERRVAIKVMHGHLSDDQAFTNRFVQEARSAARLADPHVVSVFDQGQDGDMAYLVMEYLPGITLRELLRDHGALSPQHVVDIMDAVLTGLASAHRAGIVHRDVKPENVLLADDGRIKISDFGLARAASANTATGQALLGTIAYLSPELVTRGTADTRSDIYALGIMMYEMLTGEQPYKGEQPMQIAYQHANDSVPRPSTRAADIPDEIDDMVLWATERDPDERPADAQEMLDRLHEVEAELGYTLSSMPVQHTSVLPLDDTVALGATTSFEPQRSTTGTTDPLGPMIATTGSVKQLTATVDRRRRKGLWMFLIVVLLCAVVGGTGWYFGTGPGSRVAVPDNLVGGSPDKAAAALSDLGLIVEPGEEYSLEVEKGAVTSTDPAAGDLVYPNSTVTVNVSLGPKPETLPSLAGVSFDDAKATVEDLGLIVGDAAYQFTSDVAADGVIAASIDGEDVTAGADTFQGKTVDFVVSVGAVPELVGQSQDAATAALDEAGLALGSVSEKFSDSVAKGNVISAHYDTPLAPGDSVDLVVSKGQDLVQVPDVVGMTVNEAKQTLEDDDFAVTIDSNIPEQYWDAVINDLFAVDSTDPAAGKMIKRGSTVTIVANL from the coding sequence GTGACGACTAGCCAGCAGACCGACCCTCTGATCGGCCGTGTGATCGACGGTCGATACGAGGTGCGCTCGCGCATCGCGCGAGGCGGCATGGCCACAGTCTACGTCGCCACAGACCATCGGCTGGAGCGGCGTGTCGCCATCAAGGTCATGCACGGTCACCTGAGCGACGATCAGGCGTTCACGAATCGCTTCGTGCAAGAGGCACGCTCCGCTGCTCGGCTCGCGGACCCGCACGTCGTCAGCGTCTTCGACCAGGGGCAGGATGGCGACATGGCCTATCTGGTCATGGAGTACCTGCCGGGCATCACGCTGCGCGAGCTGCTTCGAGACCACGGCGCTCTCTCGCCACAGCACGTCGTCGACATCATGGATGCTGTGCTCACAGGACTCGCCTCGGCACACAGGGCAGGCATCGTGCACCGCGACGTGAAGCCAGAGAACGTGCTGCTCGCCGACGACGGGCGCATCAAGATCAGCGATTTCGGCCTCGCCCGAGCGGCGTCGGCGAACACGGCGACGGGACAAGCGCTGCTGGGAACCATCGCATACCTCTCCCCCGAACTCGTCACGCGGGGCACGGCAGACACCAGAAGCGACATTTACGCGCTCGGCATCATGATGTACGAGATGCTCACAGGCGAGCAGCCGTACAAAGGCGAGCAGCCCATGCAGATCGCCTATCAGCACGCGAATGATTCTGTGCCGCGCCCCAGCACCCGAGCCGCCGACATACCGGACGAGATCGACGACATGGTGCTCTGGGCCACGGAACGCGACCCTGACGAGCGACCGGCTGACGCGCAGGAAATGCTCGACCGGCTTCACGAGGTCGAGGCAGAGCTCGGGTACACGCTCTCGAGCATGCCGGTTCAGCACACCTCGGTGCTTCCTCTGGATGACACGGTTGCACTGGGCGCGACGACCTCGTTCGAGCCTCAGCGATCGACAACGGGTACCACAGACCCGCTCGGCCCCATGATCGCCACGACGGGCTCGGTCAAGCAGCTCACCGCCACCGTCGATCGGCGGCGCCGCAAGGGGCTGTGGATGTTCCTGATCGTGGTGCTGCTCTGCGCTGTCGTGGGAGGCACGGGCTGGTATTTCGGCACGGGCCCTGGATCGCGCGTCGCCGTGCCCGACAACCTCGTGGGCGGCTCCCCTGACAAAGCCGCCGCCGCGCTGAGCGACCTCGGCCTCATCGTCGAGCCTGGTGAAGAGTACAGCCTCGAGGTCGAGAAGGGTGCCGTCACCAGCACAGATCCCGCAGCGGGAGATCTCGTGTACCCCAACTCGACCGTCACCGTGAATGTTTCGCTCGGGCCGAAGCCCGAGACTCTCCCGTCGCTGGCGGGCGTGAGCTTCGACGACGCGAAGGCTACCGTCGAGGACCTTGGTCTGATCGTCGGCGACGCCGCCTACCAATTCACATCGGACGTAGCTGCAGACGGCGTGATTGCAGCATCCATCGACGGTGAAGACGTGACGGCGGGCGCCGACACCTTCCAGGGGAAGACCGTTGACTTCGTCGTCTCGGTCGGCGCGGTGCCCGAGCTCGTCGGGCAGTCGCAGGATGCCGCGACGGCAGCGCTCGATGAGGCCGGTCTCGCCCTTGGCTCTGTCTCTGAGAAGTTCAGCGATTCGGTCGCGAAGGGCAACGTGATCTCAGCCCACTACGACACTCCGCTCGCGCCAGGAGACAGCGTCGACCTTGTCGTCTCGAAGGGTCAGGACCTCGTTCAGGTGCCCGACGTTGTGGGAATGACGGTGAACGAAGCAAAGCAGACGCTTGAAGACGACGACTTCGCCGTGACGATCGACTCGAACATTCCCGAACAGTATTGGGACGCCGTCATCAACGATCTTTTCGCCGTCGACTCGACGGACCCTGCCGCGGGAAAGATGATCAAGCGCGGCTCAACCGTGACGATCGTCGCCAACCTTTAG
- a CDS encoding class II 3-deoxy-7-phosphoheptulonate synthase, which translates to MIAGLDYWRELPIKQQPEWPDQDAVAEVSREIETLPPLVFAGEVDLLRERIARAASGEAFLLQGGDCAETFAGATADQIRNRVKTILQMAVVLTYGASMPVIKMGRMAGQFAKPRSRDTETRGDVTLPAYRGDIVNGYDFTPESRRADPNRLLRGYHMAASTLNLIRAFTQGGFADLREVHSWNKGFAANPANQRYEHLAKEIDRAIKFMEAAGADFDELKRVEFYTAHEGLLMDYERPMTRIDSRTGQPYNTSGHFIWIGERTRDLDGAHVDFLSRVHNPIGVKLGPTTSADDMLRLIDKLDPERRPGRLTFITRMGAGKIRDALPPLLERIKNEEANPLWVTDPMHGNGITTPTGYKTRRFDDVVDEVRGFFEAHRAVGTHPGGIHVELTGDDVTECLGGSEHIDEETLATRYESLCDPRLNHMQSLELAFLVAEQLGNA; encoded by the coding sequence GTGATCGCCGGTCTCGACTATTGGCGCGAGCTTCCGATCAAGCAGCAGCCGGAGTGGCCGGATCAGGATGCTGTCGCTGAGGTTTCGCGTGAGATCGAGACGCTGCCGCCCCTCGTCTTCGCCGGTGAGGTCGACCTTCTCCGGGAGCGCATCGCTCGTGCCGCCAGCGGAGAGGCGTTTCTCTTGCAGGGCGGCGATTGTGCAGAGACCTTCGCCGGAGCGACCGCAGATCAAATCCGCAATCGGGTCAAGACGATCCTCCAGATGGCCGTCGTGCTCACCTACGGCGCCTCGATGCCCGTCATCAAGATGGGACGCATGGCGGGTCAGTTCGCCAAGCCGCGCTCGCGCGATACCGAGACGCGCGGCGATGTGACGCTTCCCGCCTACCGAGGCGACATCGTCAACGGCTACGACTTCACCCCGGAGTCACGACGCGCAGATCCGAACCGGCTCCTGCGCGGGTACCACATGGCCGCGTCGACGCTGAACCTCATTCGCGCGTTCACACAGGGAGGCTTCGCCGATCTGCGAGAAGTGCACTCGTGGAACAAAGGATTCGCCGCGAACCCCGCGAATCAGCGCTACGAGCACCTCGCGAAGGAGATCGATCGCGCAATCAAGTTCATGGAGGCCGCTGGTGCGGACTTCGACGAGCTCAAGCGCGTGGAGTTCTACACGGCGCACGAGGGGCTGCTCATGGATTATGAGCGCCCCATGACGCGCATCGACTCGCGCACGGGTCAGCCGTACAACACCTCTGGACATTTCATCTGGATCGGCGAGCGAACTCGCGACCTCGACGGTGCGCACGTCGACTTCCTGTCGCGCGTGCACAACCCGATCGGCGTCAAACTCGGTCCGACGACGTCGGCCGATGACATGCTGCGACTCATTGACAAGCTCGACCCCGAGCGCCGTCCCGGACGGCTCACGTTCATCACGCGCATGGGTGCGGGAAAGATTCGCGACGCGCTTCCGCCTCTTCTCGAGCGCATCAAGAACGAAGAAGCCAACCCTCTCTGGGTTACGGACCCGATGCATGGCAACGGCATCACGACGCCCACCGGCTACAAGACGCGCCGTTTCGATGACGTCGTCGACGAGGTCCGCGGCTTCTTCGAAGCTCACAGGGCCGTCGGAACCCACCCGGGAGGAATCCACGTCGAGCTCACGGGCGACGACGTGACCGAGTGCCTCGGCGGGTCCGAGCACATCGACGAAGAGACGCTCGCAACGCGCTACGAGTCCCTGTGCGATCCGCGACTCAATCACATGCAGTCGCTCGAACTCGCCTTCCTCGTTGCCGAGCAGCTGGGGAACGCTTAA
- a CDS encoding lysophospholipid acyltransferase family protein yields the protein MFYWIMKNVIVGPLVTAIFRPWVVGAENVPTKGPAIIASNHLSVIDSIFLPLYLDRRISFLAKSDYFTGKGLKGWATRAFMNATGQLPIDRSGGKASEASLNTGLGVLGRGELLGIYPEGTRSPDARMYRGRTGVARMVLEAGVPIIPVVMVNTEQIMPIGTTVPRIKRPGLIFGEPLDFSRFEGLEGDRFILRSVTDELMYELQKLSKQEYVDVYATTVKDKQSRVSR from the coding sequence ATGTTCTACTGGATCATGAAGAACGTGATCGTCGGCCCCCTGGTGACGGCGATCTTCCGGCCATGGGTCGTCGGCGCCGAGAATGTTCCCACGAAGGGGCCCGCGATCATCGCGAGCAACCATCTCTCCGTGATCGATTCGATCTTTCTCCCGCTGTATCTCGACCGCCGCATCTCGTTTCTCGCCAAGAGCGACTACTTCACGGGAAAAGGCCTTAAGGGCTGGGCGACGCGAGCCTTCATGAACGCAACGGGACAGCTTCCGATCGACCGCTCGGGCGGAAAAGCGTCGGAGGCGTCGCTCAACACCGGTCTCGGGGTTCTCGGGCGCGGTGAGCTTCTGGGCATCTACCCCGAGGGCACGCGCAGTCCTGATGCCCGCATGTACCGGGGGCGCACGGGGGTCGCACGCATGGTTCTCGAGGCCGGCGTCCCGATCATTCCCGTTGTCATGGTCAACACCGAGCAGATCATGCCGATCGGTACGACGGTGCCGCGCATCAAGCGACCGGGACTGATTTTCGGCGAGCCCCTCGATTTCAGCCGCTTCGAAGGCCTCGAGGGGGATCGCTTCATTTTGCGCTCCGTGACAGACGAGCTGATGTACGAGCTTCAGAAGCTCAGCAAGCAAGAGTACGTGGACGTGTACGCGACGACAGTGAAGGACAAGCAGTCTCGCGTTTCACGGTAG
- a CDS encoding ROK family glucokinase, producing the protein MHAIGIDIGGTKIAGAVVDDDGVIVAEDRVPSPARDSSAIEDAVVEMVSRLRDGREIAGVGVAAAGFIDAAQSTVYYAPNLSWRNEPFRAKLTARLSMPVVIENDANAAGWAEFRFGAAQLVSDMVMLTIGTGVGGAIVTGDELFRGGFGTGGELGHIRLVPGGLPCGCGVRGCLEQYGSGRALGRLADELADAGGIGQVLADKREAAGGTLSGADIYELIVAGDGGAITALRRLGSYIGQGCATLGAVLDPQMFVIGGGVAQAGELLLEPVRSAYLDSLPARGFHPEPEFVIAELVNDAGVVGAADLARIAAAKQEA; encoded by the coding sequence GTGCACGCCATCGGGATCGACATCGGGGGAACCAAGATCGCCGGCGCCGTCGTCGATGACGATGGCGTGATCGTCGCCGAAGACCGCGTTCCGTCGCCCGCACGCGACAGCTCGGCCATTGAGGATGCTGTCGTCGAGATGGTCTCCCGGCTCCGAGACGGACGAGAGATTGCGGGAGTCGGAGTCGCGGCAGCCGGTTTCATCGACGCCGCGCAGTCCACGGTGTATTACGCCCCCAACCTCAGCTGGCGCAATGAGCCCTTCCGCGCCAAGCTGACCGCGCGTCTGTCGATGCCCGTCGTCATCGAGAACGACGCGAACGCTGCGGGTTGGGCGGAATTCCGATTCGGAGCAGCTCAGCTGGTGAGCGACATGGTGATGCTGACGATCGGAACCGGCGTCGGCGGTGCGATCGTCACGGGCGACGAACTCTTTCGCGGGGGGTTCGGAACCGGAGGCGAGCTCGGGCACATCCGCCTTGTTCCCGGAGGACTGCCATGCGGATGCGGAGTTCGCGGCTGTCTCGAGCAGTACGGGTCAGGGCGCGCGCTCGGCCGCCTCGCCGATGAGCTTGCGGATGCTGGGGGAATCGGACAAGTGCTCGCCGATAAGCGTGAAGCGGCGGGCGGTACGCTTTCTGGCGCAGACATCTACGAACTCATCGTCGCAGGAGATGGCGGCGCCATCACGGCTCTGCGTCGCCTCGGCTCGTACATCGGCCAGGGCTGCGCGACACTCGGAGCGGTGCTGGATCCGCAGATGTTCGTCATCGGCGGCGGTGTCGCTCAGGCAGGGGAGCTTCTGCTTGAGCCCGTGCGATCGGCATATCTCGACAGCCTGCCTGCACGCGGATTCCACCCGGAGCCGGAGTTCGTGATCGCGGAACTGGTTAACGACGCTGGGGTTGTCGGAGCCGCGGACCTTGCCCGCATCGCGGCCGCCAAACAAGAGGCTTAG